The stretch of DNA GTGCTGCTGCCCACGCCGCCGAGCTGCAGGAGGCCGTAGAGCAGCTCGCCGACAGCCCAGATGCCGACGCCGACGATCGAGGTCGTTTCGAAGGTGCCGGCACGGATGCGGAAGAAGATCATGAAGAAGTAGGCGAAGCGCATCTTGGTCTTGTGGAAGCGCAACGCGAAGATCGCCATGACCGCCGCGAGTGCGCCCGACGCGCCGATCGACATCTTCGCCGGGCCCGGCACGATCAGCTCGGTCAGTGCGTACAGCGCGGCGGCCGCCGCAGCGCCTCCGACGTACAGCGCGAGGTACCGCCAGTGCCCCACCGCGTCCTCGACCACCGACCCGAACAGGTAGAGGAAGAACATGTTGGACACGAGGTGCATCGGGTCAGCGTGCAGGAACGACGAGGTGAACCAGGTGTACAGCCCCCGCCAGTCCGGGTAGAACATCCACCACGCGAGGCGGTCGATCAGCATGGCGAGCAGGTCGTCAGCGGTCTTCGCGGCCATCACCACGTCGGTGACGACACGGAACATCACGAAGAAGAACGCCACCGACGCCACGACGTTGGCGGCGATCAGCGCGATCGTCACCCACGGCACGTGCTGGAGCCTGCGGCCGATCTGGTACGGGAAGATGAACACGCCCTGCCCCTCCTCGCTACGTGCCTGGCGCCCTCCCTTTCGGTGGTATCTTCTCCCGCGTCGCTCGAAGCGTCCAGAGAGGGTGGTCGGCAGATGCGATCGGTCAAGGTCAGCGAGAACATCTCCTGGGTCGGTGCCATCGACTGGAACCTGCGCGACTTCCACGGCTTCGAGCTGCTCAACGGCACGACCTACAACGCCTACCTCGTGCGGGGCGAGATGGGCTGGGCGCTGGTCGACACGGTGAAGGCCCCGTTCGTGCCCGAGCTGCTCGCGCGCGTGGCGTCGGTGATCGACCCGGCCGAGGTCGGCACCATCGTCGTCAACCACGTCGAGCCGGACCACAACGGCGGGCTGCGCGACGTCATGGCCGCGATGCCGAACGCCCGCGTGGTCGCGTCGCCTTCGGGTGTGCGCGGTGTCGCCGAGTACCACGACGGCCTCGAGATCGAGGCGGTCAAGGAGGGCGACGTCATCGATCTCGGCGGGCGCACGCTGACCTTCCTGCCGCTGCCGATGGTGCACTGGCCCGACTCGATGGCGACGT from Actinomycetota bacterium encodes:
- a CDS encoding rhomboid family intramembrane serine protease; this encodes MFIFPYQIGRRLQHVPWVTIALIAANVVASVAFFFVMFRVVTDVVMAAKTADDLLAMLIDRLAWWMFYPDWRGLYTWFTSSFLHADPMHLVSNMFFLYLFGSVVEDAVGHWRYLALYVGGAAAAAALYALTELIVPGPAKMSIGASGALAAVMAIFALRFHKTKMRFAYFFMIFFRIRAGTFETTSIVGVGIWAVGELLYGLLQLGGVGSSTAHWAHLGGLVFGGVAAYTLGFIKQASNEYLLDDVAAYSAAGAHGAAASAYAKIAENDAANPFWQLANARERLLAGGAGATGAAEQL
- a CDS encoding MBL fold metallo-hydrolase; this encodes MRSVKVSENISWVGAIDWNLRDFHGFELLNGTTYNAYLVRGEMGWALVDTVKAPFVPELLARVASVIDPAEVGTIVVNHVEPDHNGGLRDVMAAMPNARVVASPSGVRGVAEYHDGLEIEAVKEGDVIDLGGRTLTFLPLPMVHWPDSMATYCPEERVLMSNDAFGQHLASEDRFADEVGVELALEELRVYYANILMPLGTQIAKTLEKIAATGWAVDVIAPSHGVGWRGDDVAVVV